One window of the Klebsiella sp. WP3-W18-ESBL-02 genome contains the following:
- the parC gene encoding DNA topoisomerase IV subunit A, giving the protein MSDMAERLALHEFTENAYLNYSMYVIMDRALPFIGDGLKPVQRRIVYAMSELGLNASAKFKKSARTVGDVLGKYHPHGDSACYEAMVLMAQPFSYRYPLVDGQGNWGAPDDPKSFAAMRYTESRLSKYSELLLSELGQGTADWVPNFDGTMQEPKMLPARLPNILLNGTTGIAVGMATDIPPHNLREVAKAAITLIEKPQTTLDEVLDIVQGPDYPTEAEIITSRAEIRKIYQNGRGSVRMRAVWTKEDGAVVITALPHQVSGAKVLEQIAAQMRNKKLPMVDDLRDESDHENPTRLVIVPRSNRVDMEPVMHHLFATTDLEKSYRINLNMIGLDGRPAVKNLLEILTEWLAFRRDTVRRRLNYRLEKVLKRLHILEGLLVAFLNIDEVIEIIRHEDEPKPALMSRFGISETQAEAILELKLRHLAKLEEIKIRGEQDELAKERDHLQAILASERKMSNLLKKELQADAEAFGDDRRSPLREREEAKAMSEHDMLPSEPVTIVLSQMGWVRSAKGHDIDAQGLSYKSGDSWKASVKGKSNQPVVFVDTTGRSYAIDPITLPSARGQGEPLTGKLTLPPGATVEHMLMEGDDTKLLMASDAGYGFICTFNDLVARNRAGKALISLPDNAHVMPPLVIEDESDMLLAITAAGRMLMFPLSDLPQLSKGKGNKIINIPSAEAASGTDSLAHLYILPPQSTLTFHVGKRKIKLRPEELQKVTGERGRRGTLMRGLQKIDRVDIDSPQRAQAADSEE; this is encoded by the coding sequence ATGAGCGATATGGCAGAGCGCCTTGCGCTACATGAATTTACGGAAAACGCCTACTTAAATTACTCCATGTACGTCATCATGGACCGCGCGTTGCCGTTTATTGGCGACGGCCTGAAGCCGGTTCAGCGCCGCATCGTTTACGCGATGTCGGAGCTGGGGCTGAACGCCAGCGCCAAATTCAAAAAATCCGCCCGTACCGTCGGCGACGTGCTGGGTAAATATCACCCGCACGGCGACAGCGCGTGCTATGAAGCGATGGTGCTGATGGCGCAGCCGTTCTCCTACCGTTACCCGCTGGTTGATGGCCAGGGGAACTGGGGGGCGCCGGATGACCCGAAATCCTTCGCCGCAATGCGTTACACCGAATCGCGCCTGTCGAAGTACTCCGAACTGCTGCTCAGCGAGCTGGGCCAGGGCACGGCGGACTGGGTGCCGAACTTTGACGGCACGATGCAGGAGCCGAAAATGCTGCCTGCGCGTCTGCCAAACATCTTGCTGAACGGCACCACCGGTATTGCCGTGGGCATGGCGACGGATATCCCGCCGCACAACCTGCGTGAAGTGGCGAAAGCGGCGATTACGTTGATTGAAAAACCGCAAACCACCCTCGACGAGGTGCTGGATATCGTCCAGGGGCCGGACTACCCGACCGAAGCGGAAATCATCACCTCCCGTGCGGAAATCCGCAAAATTTACCAGAACGGTCGCGGCTCTGTGCGTATGCGCGCGGTGTGGACGAAAGAAGACGGCGCGGTGGTGATTACCGCGCTGCCGCACCAGGTGTCCGGCGCGAAGGTGCTGGAGCAAATTGCCGCCCAGATGCGCAATAAAAAGCTGCCGATGGTAGATGACCTGCGCGATGAATCTGACCACGAGAACCCGACCCGTCTGGTGATCGTACCGCGCTCCAACCGCGTGGACATGGAGCCGGTGATGCATCACCTGTTCGCCACCACCGATCTGGAAAAAAGCTACCGCATTAACCTGAACATGATCGGCCTTGACGGCCGCCCAGCGGTGAAAAATCTGCTGGAAATCCTCACCGAGTGGCTGGCGTTCCGCCGCGACACGGTGCGCCGTCGTCTGAACTACCGTCTGGAGAAAGTGCTCAAGCGCCTGCATATCCTCGAAGGCTTGCTGGTGGCGTTTCTCAACATCGATGAAGTTATCGAGATTATCCGCCACGAAGATGAGCCGAAGCCCGCGCTGATGTCGCGCTTTGGCATCAGCGAAACCCAGGCGGAAGCGATCCTTGAGCTGAAGCTGCGCCATCTCGCCAAACTCGAAGAGATCAAGATTCGCGGCGAGCAGGACGAACTGGCTAAAGAGCGCGATCATCTGCAGGCCATCCTTGCCTCCGAGCGTAAGATGAGCAATCTGCTGAAGAAAGAGCTGCAGGCCGACGCCGAAGCCTTCGGCGACGACCGTCGTTCACCGCTGCGCGAGCGTGAAGAGGCGAAGGCGATGAGTGAGCACGACATGCTGCCGTCTGAGCCGGTCACCATCGTGCTGTCGCAAATGGGCTGGGTGCGCAGCGCCAAAGGCCACGATATCGACGCGCAGGGCCTGAGCTACAAATCCGGCGACAGCTGGAAGGCGTCGGTGAAAGGCAAGAGCAACCAGCCGGTAGTGTTTGTTGATACTACCGGGCGCAGCTACGCCATCGACCCGATCACGCTGCCGTCCGCGCGCGGGCAGGGCGAGCCGCTCACCGGCAAGCTAACGCTGCCGCCGGGAGCGACCGTTGAGCATATGCTGATGGAAGGCGACGACACGAAGCTGCTGATGGCTTCCGACGCGGGCTACGGTTTCATCTGCACCTTCAATGACCTTGTCGCGCGTAACCGTGCCGGTAAGGCGCTGATTTCACTGCCGGATAACGCGCACGTGATGCCGCCACTGGTGATTGAAGACGAGTCGGATATGCTGCTGGCCATTACCGCCGCGGGCCGTATGCTGATGTTCCCGCTGAGCGATCTGCCGCAGCTGTCGAAAGGTAAGGGCAACAAGATTATCAATATTCCGTCGGCGGAAGCCGCCAGCGGTACCGATAGTCTGGCGCACCTGTACATCCTGCCGCCGCAGAGCACGCTGACCTTCCACGTCGGCAAGCGTAAGATCAAACTGCGCCCGGAAGAGCTGCAAAAAGTGACCGGCGAGCGCGGCCGCCGTGGGACGCTGATGCGCGGCCTGCAGAAAATCGACCGTGTCGACATTGATTCGCCGCAGCGCGCGCAGGCGGCCGACAGCGAAGAGTAA
- a CDS encoding 1-acylglycerol-3-phosphate O-acyltransferase: MLFILRVIIVVIYCILVCIFGCIYCLFSPRNPKHVATFGHMFGRLAPVFGLKVETRKPANADSFGNAIYIANHQNNYDMVTAANIVLPPTVTVGKKSLVWVPFFGLLYWLTGNLLIDRNNRAKAHGTISEVVNSFQTRKISFWMFPEGTRSRGRGLLPFKTGAFHAAIASGVPIIPVCVSNTSNKIKLNRWNNGLVIVEMLDPIDTSAWGKDQVRELAKHCREVMKAKIDELDQEVAARESAAKK; encoded by the coding sequence ATGCTATTTATTTTACGTGTCATTATTGTTGTCATTTACTGCATTCTGGTATGCATCTTTGGCTGTATCTACTGTCTGTTCAGCCCGCGTAACCCAAAACACGTTGCCACCTTTGGCCACATGTTCGGCCGACTGGCACCGGTCTTCGGTTTAAAAGTGGAAACCCGCAAGCCGGCCAATGCCGACAGCTTTGGCAACGCTATCTACATCGCTAACCACCAGAACAACTACGACATGGTGACTGCGGCCAATATCGTGCTGCCGCCTACCGTTACGGTTGGGAAGAAAAGTCTGGTATGGGTTCCGTTCTTCGGCCTGCTGTACTGGCTAACGGGTAACCTGCTGATTGACCGTAACAACCGCGCGAAAGCGCACGGTACGATCTCTGAAGTGGTGAACAGTTTTCAGACACGCAAAATCTCCTTCTGGATGTTCCCGGAAGGCACCCGCAGCCGCGGCCGTGGCCTGCTGCCGTTTAAAACCGGCGCGTTCCACGCGGCTATCGCCTCCGGCGTACCGATTATTCCGGTCTGCGTGTCGAACACCTCGAACAAAATCAAGCTCAACCGCTGGAACAATGGCCTGGTGATTGTGGAAATGCTGGACCCGATCGACACCAGCGCGTGGGGCAAAGATCAGGTACGCGAGCTGGCGAAACACTGCCGCGAAGTGATGAAGGCGAAAATTGACGAGCTGGACCAGGAAGTGGCCGCGCGCGAGTCTGCCGCTAAAAAATAA
- the ftsP gene encoding cell division protein FtsP translates to MSLSRRQFIQASGVALCAGAVPLKAQAAGQQPALPVPPLLESRRGQPLFLTLQRAHWSFSQGTRAQVWGVNGRYLGPTIRVWNGDDVKLIYSNRLTENVAMTVRGLQVPGPLIGGAARMMTPNADWAPVLPIRQSAATLWYQANTPNHMAQQVYNGLAGMWLVEDEVSKSLPFPSHYGVDDFPIIIQDKRLDNFGTPVYSEPGSGGFVGDTLLVNGVQGPYVEVSRGWVRLRLLNASNSRRYMLRMSDGRALHVISSDQGFLPAPVSTTQLSLAPGERREVLVDMTNGDEVSITCGESASIMDRIRGFFEPSSILVSTLVLTLRPTGLLPLVTDNLPMRILPTEILSGTPLRSRDIRLGDDPGINGQLWDPQRIDITAQQGTWERWTVRADAPQSFHIEGVMFQIRNVNGAMPLPEDRGWKDTVWIDGQVELLVYYGQPSWPHFPFQFASQTLELVDRGSIGQILVNPAP, encoded by the coding sequence ATGTCACTCAGTCGGCGTCAGTTTATTCAGGCTTCGGGCGTTGCGCTTTGCGCAGGCGCGGTGCCGCTGAAGGCGCAGGCCGCAGGGCAGCAGCCCGCGCTGCCGGTACCTCCGCTGCTGGAGTCTCGTCGCGGACAGCCCCTTTTCTTAACGCTACAGCGTGCGCACTGGTCTTTTAGCCAGGGCACCCGCGCGCAGGTATGGGGCGTCAACGGCCGCTACCTTGGGCCGACTATCCGCGTCTGGAACGGCGATGACGTTAAGCTCATTTACAGTAACCGCCTCACCGAAAATGTCGCCATGACCGTGCGCGGCCTGCAGGTGCCGGGGCCGCTGATTGGCGGCGCGGCGCGCATGATGACGCCTAATGCCGACTGGGCGCCGGTGCTGCCGATCCGCCAAAGTGCGGCGACCCTGTGGTATCAGGCCAACACGCCGAACCATATGGCGCAGCAGGTCTATAACGGCCTGGCGGGCATGTGGCTCGTGGAAGATGAAGTAAGTAAGTCCTTACCATTCCCCAGCCACTACGGCGTGGACGACTTTCCGATCATCATTCAGGACAAACGGCTGGACAACTTCGGTACGCCCGTTTATAGCGAACCGGGCAGCGGCGGTTTTGTGGGTGACACGCTGCTGGTGAACGGCGTGCAGGGCCCCTACGTCGAGGTTTCTCGCGGCTGGGTGCGCCTGCGCCTGCTCAACGCTTCAAACTCACGCCGCTATATGCTGCGTATGAGCGACGGGCGCGCGCTGCACGTGATTTCCAGCGATCAGGGCTTCCTGCCGGCACCGGTTTCGACGACCCAGCTGTCGCTGGCGCCGGGCGAGCGCCGCGAAGTGCTGGTCGATATGACCAACGGTGATGAAGTGTCCATCACCTGCGGCGAGTCTGCCAGCATTATGGATCGCATCCGCGGCTTCTTTGAGCCATCGAGCATACTGGTTTCCACGCTGGTGCTAACCCTACGCCCGACGGGCCTGTTGCCGTTAGTGACCGATAACTTACCGATGCGTATCCTGCCGACGGAAATACTCAGCGGTACGCCGCTGCGCAGCCGTGATATTCGACTGGGCGACGATCCTGGTATCAACGGTCAGCTGTGGGACCCGCAGCGTATTGATATTACCGCGCAGCAGGGCACCTGGGAGCGCTGGACGGTGCGCGCGGACGCGCCGCAGTCGTTCCATATTGAAGGTGTGATGTTCCAGATTCGTAACGTCAACGGCGCGATGCCGTTGCCGGAAGATCGCGGCTGGAAAGACACCGTCTGGATTGACGGCCAGGTCGAGCTGCTGGTCTACTACGGTCAGCCGTCGTGGCCGCACTTCCCGTTCCAGTTCGCCAGCCAGACGCTGGAGCTGGTCGATCGCGGCTCCATTGGCCAGATTCTGGTGAACCCCGCGCCGTAA
- a CDS encoding YgiQ family radical SAM protein → MSAISLIQPDRDLFSWPQYWAACFGPAPFLPMSREEMDQLGWDSCDIILVTGDAYVDHPSFGMAICGRMLEAQGFRVGIIAQPDWNSKDDFMRLGKPNLFFGVTAGNMDSMINRYTAGRKLRHDDAYTPDNVAGKRPDRATLVYTQRCKEAWKDVPVILGGIEASLRRTAHYDYWSDTVRRSVLIDAKADMLMFGNGERPLVEVAHRLALGEKITEIRDVRNTAIIVKEALPGWSGVDSTRIDTPGKIDPIPHPYGEDLPCADNKPVAPKKQEAKVVTVQPPRPKPWEKTYVLLPSFEKVKNDKVLYAHASRILHHETNPGSARALMQKQGDRYIWINPPAIPLSTEEMDSVFALPYKRVPHPAYGKARIPAYEMIRFSINIMRGCFGGCSFCSITEHEGRIIQSRSEDSIINEIEAIRDTVPGFTGIISDLGGPTANMYMLRCKSPRAEQTCRRLSCVYPEICPHMDTDHTPTINLYRRARDLKGIKKILIASGVRYDLAVEDPRYIKELATHHVGGYLKIAPEHTEEGPLSKMMKPGMGSYHRFKELFDTYSKQAGKEQYLIPYFISAHPGTRDEDMVNLALWLKQHRFRLDQVQNFYPSPLANSTTMYYTGKNPLGKIGYKSEDVVVPKGDKQRRLHKALLRYHDPANWPLIRTALEAMGKKHLIGSRRDCLVPAPTLDEMREARRQNRNTRPALTKHTPVAHQRQTPTAAKRAPAAQPRKPSADAMKKRAKPAR, encoded by the coding sequence ATGAGCGCTATCTCCCTGATCCAACCGGATCGCGACCTTTTCTCCTGGCCGCAGTACTGGGCCGCCTGCTTTGGGCCGGCACCGTTTTTGCCGATGTCACGTGAAGAGATGGATCAACTTGGCTGGGATAGCTGCGACATCATTCTGGTAACCGGCGACGCCTACGTCGACCACCCGAGCTTCGGGATGGCAATTTGCGGCCGTATGCTGGAAGCGCAGGGCTTCCGCGTAGGGATCATCGCCCAGCCGGACTGGAACAGCAAAGACGACTTTATGCGTCTGGGCAAACCCAATCTGTTCTTCGGGGTTACCGCCGGTAACATGGACTCGATGATCAACCGCTACACCGCCGGCCGGAAGCTGCGTCATGACGACGCCTACACCCCGGACAACGTGGCGGGCAAGCGCCCGGACCGCGCGACGCTGGTGTATACCCAACGCTGTAAAGAAGCGTGGAAAGATGTGCCGGTGATCCTCGGCGGTATTGAAGCCAGCCTGCGTCGTACCGCGCACTATGACTACTGGTCTGATACCGTGCGCCGCTCGGTGCTGATCGACGCCAAGGCCGATATGCTGATGTTCGGCAACGGCGAACGCCCGCTGGTGGAAGTGGCTCACCGCCTGGCGCTGGGCGAAAAAATCACTGAAATTCGCGATGTGCGCAACACCGCGATTATCGTTAAAGAAGCGCTGCCGGGCTGGTCCGGCGTCGACTCCACCCGTATCGACACCCCGGGGAAAATCGACCCCATTCCGCACCCGTACGGGGAAGACCTGCCGTGCGCCGACAACAAGCCGGTAGCGCCGAAAAAGCAGGAAGCAAAAGTGGTTACCGTACAGCCGCCGCGTCCGAAACCGTGGGAAAAAACCTACGTGCTGCTGCCGTCGTTTGAAAAAGTGAAAAACGATAAGGTACTGTACGCTCACGCTTCGCGCATTCTTCACCATGAAACCAACCCGGGCAGCGCCCGTGCGCTGATGCAGAAGCAGGGCGACCGCTATATCTGGATTAACCCGCCGGCTATCCCGCTGTCGACCGAAGAGATGGACAGCGTATTTGCGCTGCCGTATAAGCGTGTGCCGCATCCTGCATACGGCAAGGCGCGTATTCCGGCGTATGAGATGATTCGCTTCTCTATCAACATCATGCGCGGCTGCTTTGGCGGATGCTCGTTCTGCTCGATTACCGAGCACGAAGGGCGCATTATTCAAAGCCGTTCTGAAGATTCGATCATCAACGAAATCGAAGCCATTCGCGACACGGTGCCCGGTTTTACCGGCATTATCTCCGACCTTGGTGGCCCGACGGCCAACATGTACATGCTGCGCTGTAAGTCGCCGCGTGCCGAGCAGACCTGCCGTCGTCTCTCCTGCGTGTACCCGGAAATTTGCCCGCATATGGATACCGACCATACGCCGACCATCAACCTGTATCGCCGCGCCCGCGACCTGAAAGGCATCAAAAAGATCCTGATCGCTTCCGGCGTGCGTTATGACCTGGCCGTGGAAGACCCGCGCTACATTAAAGAGCTGGCGACGCACCACGTCGGCGGCTACCTGAAGATTGCGCCGGAGCACACTGAAGAAGGGCCGTTGTCGAAAATGATGAAGCCGGGGATGGGCAGCTATCACCGCTTTAAAGAGCTGTTTGACACCTATTCGAAGCAGGCGGGCAAAGAACAGTATCTGATCCCTTACTTTATCTCCGCGCACCCAGGCACGCGTGATGAAGATATGGTGAACCTGGCGCTGTGGCTCAAGCAGCACCGTTTCCGCCTCGATCAGGTACAAAACTTCTATCCATCGCCGCTGGCGAACTCGACCACCATGTATTACACCGGCAAGAACCCGCTGGGTAAAATTGGCTATAAGAGTGAAGACGTGGTGGTGCCGAAGGGCGATAAACAGCGCCGTCTGCATAAAGCGCTGCTGCGCTATCACGATCCGGCTAACTGGCCGCTGATCCGTACCGCGCTAGAGGCGATGGGGAAAAAGCATCTGATCGGCAGCCGTCGCGATTGCCTGGTCCCGGCGCCAACGCTGGATGAGATGCGCGAAGCGCGTCGCCAGAATCGCAATACGCGCCCGGCGCTGACCAAGCATACGCCGGTGGCACATCAGCGCCAGACGCCGACAGCGGCGAAAAGAGCTCCTGCCGCACAGCCGCGTAAGCCATCGGCCGACGCGATGAAAAAACGGGCCAAACCGGCGCGTTAA
- a CDS encoding DUF3828 domain-containing protein: MGKMIRGLFLLPLLWLSTSALAQPTLSPQQTVEQLYHAYLNDEQFVYFGETGETRIISQRLVEELNENDRYILPGDEGFLDYDPMCGCQDFESPFVESIQATQSDATHAEVTVRFHPLKSDSAVLTLITLTLIAEGDRWRIDDVIDSDSNGVTLYQRLHAENQRMRASLVGLQHPQPQIFVQRVYAQLAHSPVPWTAMATPKLLQALIDYEHAEGNSGKTFEDPHTLEYINSNPLCGCSEGDFQKIIAMNVVEQNTGQAKIHVAYWLNENTPGERDIVLSKIENNWVIEDVILPGEGSLLQRLRSVAAEDRATRGTPST; this comes from the coding sequence ATGGGAAAAATGATCCGTGGGTTGTTTTTACTGCCGCTCTTGTGGCTGAGCACCAGCGCCCTGGCGCAGCCGACGCTTTCACCACAACAAACCGTTGAACAGCTTTACCACGCCTATCTGAACGATGAGCAGTTCGTCTACTTTGGTGAAACGGGCGAAACGCGAATTATCTCTCAGCGCCTGGTCGAAGAATTAAACGAAAACGATCGCTATATCCTGCCGGGTGATGAAGGCTTTCTGGATTACGACCCGATGTGCGGCTGCCAGGATTTTGAATCCCCCTTTGTGGAAAGCATCCAGGCCACGCAAAGTGATGCCACGCACGCCGAGGTCACGGTGCGCTTTCATCCGCTAAAAAGCGATAGCGCGGTCCTCACGCTCATTACGCTGACGCTGATTGCCGAAGGCGATCGCTGGAGGATTGATGACGTAATCGATAGCGACAGCAATGGCGTTACGCTCTACCAAAGACTCCATGCCGAAAACCAACGGATGCGTGCCAGTCTCGTGGGATTACAGCATCCGCAGCCGCAGATTTTTGTCCAGCGCGTCTATGCGCAGCTTGCTCATTCTCCCGTCCCCTGGACGGCGATGGCGACTCCAAAGCTGCTTCAGGCGCTCATCGATTATGAACATGCGGAAGGCAATAGCGGTAAAACGTTTGAAGATCCCCACACGCTGGAATATATCAATAGCAACCCATTATGCGGATGCAGCGAGGGCGACTTTCAAAAAATCATCGCCATGAACGTGGTGGAGCAAAATACCGGGCAGGCCAAAATTCACGTTGCGTATTGGCTCAACGAAAATACACCCGGCGAGCGCGATATCGTGCTAAGCAAAATAGAGAATAATTGGGTGATAGAAGATGTGATTCTTCCCGGGGAAGGCAGCCTTTTACAGCGGCTGCGCAGCGTGGCCGCTGAGGACAGAGCAACCCGCGGCACGCCATCAACCTGA
- a CDS encoding HIT family protein, whose amino-acid sequence MSCIFCQIVEGKAPCHKVWEDEHHLAFLSIFPNTEGFTVVIPKKHYPSYAFDMPPQALADLVLATQKVAKLLDNTFDDVGRTGMFFEGFGVDHVHSKLSPMHGTGDMRQWRPIENRQTKFFTQYEGYLSSHDHERADDEQLAALAKRIRDMQEKSESR is encoded by the coding sequence ATGAGCTGCATTTTTTGCCAGATAGTTGAAGGTAAAGCCCCCTGCCATAAGGTCTGGGAAGACGAACATCATCTCGCCTTTTTATCGATTTTCCCCAATACCGAAGGCTTCACCGTCGTGATCCCTAAAAAACACTACCCCAGCTACGCATTCGATATGCCGCCGCAGGCGCTGGCAGACTTAGTGCTGGCGACGCAGAAGGTCGCCAAATTACTGGATAACACCTTCGACGACGTGGGGCGCACCGGGATGTTCTTTGAAGGCTTCGGCGTCGATCATGTGCACAGTAAGCTCAGCCCGATGCACGGCACCGGCGATATGCGCCAGTGGCGGCCGATCGAAAACCGGCAGACAAAATTCTTCACGCAGTATGAAGGGTATTTATCCTCACACGATCATGAACGCGCGGATGACGAACAGCTGGCGGCGCTGGCAAAAAGAATCAGAGATATGCAGGAAAAATCGGAGAGCCGGTAA
- the dkgA gene encoding 2,5-didehydrogluconate reductase DkgA yields the protein MTQPTVIKLHDGNVMPQLGLGVWQASNEEVVTAIHKAIEVGYRSIDTAAAYKNESGVGKAIKSAGIAREDLFITTKLWNDSHLRAADALQESLEHLQLDYLDLYLIHWPVPTSDHFIDAWKALIALQQQGLVKSIGVCNFQAPHLQRLIDETGVAPVINQIELHPLMQQRQLNAWNATHKIQTESWSPLAQGGEGVFDQKVIRHLADKYGKTPAQIVIRWHLDSGLVVIPKSVTPSRIAENFDVWDFRLDKDELTAIAALDQRKRLGPDPDQFGG from the coding sequence ATGACACAACCAACCGTGATTAAACTGCACGATGGCAATGTAATGCCGCAGCTGGGCCTGGGCGTATGGCAGGCCAGTAATGAAGAAGTCGTGACCGCAATCCACAAGGCGATTGAGGTCGGTTACCGTTCCATTGATACTGCCGCCGCCTACAAAAATGAGTCAGGCGTGGGTAAAGCGATTAAGAGCGCAGGCATTGCGCGTGAAGATCTGTTTATCACCACCAAGCTGTGGAATGACTCCCATCTGCGCGCCGCCGACGCGCTGCAGGAAAGCCTGGAACATTTGCAGCTCGACTATCTCGATCTGTACCTGATCCACTGGCCAGTGCCCACATCGGATCACTTTATTGACGCATGGAAAGCGCTGATTGCGCTGCAACAACAGGGCCTGGTCAAGAGCATTGGCGTGTGTAACTTCCAGGCTCCGCATCTGCAGCGGCTGATTGACGAAACCGGCGTTGCGCCGGTGATTAACCAGATTGAACTGCATCCGCTGATGCAGCAACGCCAGCTGAATGCGTGGAACGCCACCCACAAAATTCAGACCGAATCGTGGAGCCCGCTGGCACAGGGGGGCGAAGGCGTGTTCGATCAGAAAGTGATTCGTCATCTTGCCGACAAGTACGGGAAAACCCCGGCGCAGATCGTCATTCGCTGGCATCTCGACAGCGGTCTGGTGGTGATTCCAAAATCGGTGACGCCGTCGCGCATCGCCGAAAACTTCGACGTCTGGGACTTCCGCCTGGATAAAGACGAGCTCACCGCTATCGCCGCGCTGGATCAACGCAAGCGTTTAGGGCCGGATCCTGACCAGTTCGGCGGTTAA
- the yqhD gene encoding alcohol dehydrogenase yields MFNFDLHTPTRILFGKGAIENLRAQIPADARVLITYGGGSVKKTGVLDQVLAALKGLDVLEFGGIEPNPSYETLMNAVKIAREQKVTFLLAVGGGSVLDGTKFIAAAAHYDESIDPWEILETYGSNVKSAIPMGSVLTLPATGSESNKGAVISRKTTGDKRAFMSAHVQPQFAILDPVYTYTLPPRQVANGVVDAFVHTVEQYVTYPVDGKIQDRFAEGILLTLVEDGPKALQEPENYDVRANIMWAATQALNGLIGAGVPQDWATHMLGHELTAMHGLDHAQTLAIVLPALWNEKRDTKRAKLLQYAERVWNITEGTDDARIDAAIAATRSFFEKMGVPTRLSDYGLDGSSIPALLKKLEEHGMTKLGENQDITLDVSRRIYEAAR; encoded by the coding sequence ATGTTTAATTTTGATCTTCACACCCCGACCCGCATCCTGTTCGGTAAAGGCGCTATCGAAAATCTGCGCGCTCAGATCCCGGCAGACGCCCGCGTACTGATTACCTACGGCGGCGGCAGCGTGAAAAAAACCGGCGTACTGGATCAGGTTCTGGCCGCGCTGAAAGGCCTGGATGTGCTGGAATTCGGCGGCATCGAGCCAAACCCGTCCTATGAAACGCTCATGAACGCGGTGAAGATTGCCCGCGAGCAAAAGGTGACTTTCCTGCTGGCAGTCGGCGGCGGTTCCGTACTCGACGGCACTAAATTTATCGCCGCTGCGGCGCACTACGATGAAAGCATCGATCCGTGGGAAATTCTCGAAACCTACGGCAGCAATGTAAAAAGCGCTATCCCGATGGGCTCCGTCCTGACCCTGCCGGCGACCGGTTCTGAGTCAAATAAAGGCGCGGTCATCTCCCGTAAAACCACCGGCGACAAACGTGCCTTTATGTCTGCGCACGTCCAGCCGCAGTTCGCCATTCTGGACCCGGTTTACACCTACACCCTGCCGCCGCGCCAGGTCGCTAACGGCGTTGTCGACGCCTTCGTTCACACCGTTGAACAGTACGTGACCTACCCTGTTGACGGTAAAATTCAGGACCGCTTTGCCGAAGGCATTCTGCTGACCCTGGTCGAAGATGGCCCGAAAGCGCTTCAGGAACCGGAAAACTACGACGTGCGCGCCAACATTATGTGGGCCGCCACCCAGGCGCTTAACGGTCTGATCGGCGCGGGTGTGCCGCAGGACTGGGCAACCCATATGCTGGGGCATGAGCTGACCGCAATGCACGGTCTGGATCACGCGCAGACGCTGGCTATCGTGCTGCCGGCACTGTGGAATGAAAAACGCGACACCAAGCGCGCTAAGCTGCTGCAATATGCCGAACGCGTATGGAACATTACCGAAGGCACAGACGATGCGCGTATCGATGCCGCCATCGCCGCAACCCGCAGCTTCTTTGAAAAAATGGGCGTACCAACCCGCCTGTCTGACTACGGTCTGGACGGCAGCTCCATCCCGGCGCTGCTGAAAAAACTCGAAGAGCACGGTATGACTAAACTGGGTGAAAATCAGGATATTACCCTCGACGTGAGCCGTCGTATTTACGAAGCCGCTCGCTAA